A genomic segment from Diadema setosum chromosome 11, eeDiaSeto1, whole genome shotgun sequence encodes:
- the LOC140234925 gene encoding uncharacterized protein: MILPDCPRAMKAKVQKIAKEASLLDLFGREEFFPQYLGCLEVRVGCVGLAMEFVGDPKTGKTFTVGKAIAGHVPAVHHADWLQIALDLACGVQVIHNKGYLMNDLKGDNALLYMPPTGHRWRAKIIDFGLVTSRSDQNFTRFCDHVKDRYRRGEIYRHIAPEVALHDQPKSVHSDVFQLGRLLWAMGMSSGDKELTDIGDPAGVPRPSIGLPSMLLSTS; encoded by the exons ATGATCCTACCCGACTGTCCCCGGGCAATGAAGGCCAAG GTGCAGAAGATCGCTAAGGAAGCCTCTCTGCTGGACTTGTTCGGTCGAGAGGAGTTCTTTCCCCAGTATCTTGGCTGCCTCGAGGTCAGGGTGGGATGTGTGGGTCTGGCGATGGAGTTTGTTG GAGACCCCAAAACCGGCAAGACGTTTACCGTCGGGAAGGCAATTGCTGGTCATGTGCCAGCAGTTCATCATGCCGATTGGCTACAGATTGCCCTTGATCTGGCATGTGGAGTTCAGGTCATTCATAATAAGGGATACTTAATGAATGACCTGAAGGGAGACAACGCCTTGCTCTACATGCCACCCACAG GTCATCGATGGCGGGCCAAGATCATCGACTTCGGTCTGGTAACCTCTAGGAGCGACCAGAACTTCACCCGATTCTGCGACCACGTGAAAGACAGGTACCGTCGAGGCGAGATCTATCGACACATCGCGCCAGAGGTTGCCCTCCACGACCAGCCCAAGAGCGTCCACAGCGACGTCTTCCAACTCGGCCGACTCTTGTGGGCCATGGGGATGTCCAGTGGCGACAAAGAACTGACCGACATCGGGGACCCTGCCGGAGTTCCACGCCCGTCTATCGGCCTGCCATCGATGCTGTTGTCGACGAgctga